The Impatiens glandulifera chromosome 8, dImpGla2.1, whole genome shotgun sequence genome includes a window with the following:
- the LOC124911837 gene encoding protein CHROMATIN REMODELING 4-like isoform X2 — translation MKENTSVSSKMINRNWVSKRKRRKLPSGANILNNKEANPPASESPSSSSSSKRKRNTRQNASSKKKGNDGYYYECVVCDVGGNLLCCDRCPRTYHIQCLSPPLKRIPSGKWHCPTCSEKSDSHGPIDHQDLKPKQVSTKIALENSKSSVKSPTSRKVPQLFGTAIRGKKRSSSKRKSLLVHKIQAVEEKLGTADTSVSTEHVQTSPAASVKDAQCVDDGIDGKPEQVGEGEKRPSSSPTTKVVLVSELMVSRSDPDPTTDKKSDIPDHNGNPDKQLSKESITIKDRKRKRKVHIGDAKKKCRSDISPKLGMKDDHLCPKMSKLCKKRRSIHHRPSTSGLKEDIVKRNFEMHIKDEAVKEDVVIENELHEAEVIENESLNKTTLPGEIQQVDRVLGCRLAINEKRSICQISTVDATDLVIDGVSLLDNPNIAANVNPVSDTSLDREAEQTAVNHSDEVKSSTKGSRVDKILVYRRSVSKENRDPPDSIKKCTSISSSISLNKKNQEVTSVGKENDSSSTSHEINLDSSQKNVPQSTSEVKEVIVEVRNDKDPNTVQNELGSVCSNGVIPSYEFLVKWVGKSNIHNSWISESQLKAVAKRKLENYKAKYGTTLINICEERWKLPQKVISMRSSEALVKWTGLSYYESTWEKLDEPVIISNASHLIDLYNQFERQVSEECKPKFKSNSKQTEITMLTEQPKELEGGALFPHQLEALNWLRKCWFKSRNVILADEMGLGKTISACAFMSSLYFEFKVKLPCLVLVPLSTMPNWMAEFALWAPNINVVEYHGCAKARAMIRQYEWHSNDPKYKNAFKFNVLLTTYEMVLADSSHLRAVPWEVLIVDEGHRLKNSSSKLFNLLNTFSFQNRVLLTGTPLQNNIGELYNLLNFLQPSAFPSLSSFEENFNALTTAEKVDELKKLVAPHMLRRLKKDAMQNIPPKTERMVPVELTSIQAEYYRAMLTKNYQILRNLGKGVPQQSMLNIVMQLRKVCNHPYLIPGTEPDSGSAEFLHEMRIKASAKLALLHSMLKILHKDGHRVLIFSQMTKLLDILEDYLTFEFGPKTFERVDGSVSVADRQTAIARFNQDKSKFVFLLSTRSCGLGINLATADTVVIYDSDFNPHADIQAMNRAHRIGQSNRLLVYRLVVRASVEERILQLAKKKLMLDQLFVNKSGSQKEVEDIIRWGTEELFYDHPMNDDENKVEVVADVEHKKRRTGGLGDVYKDKCTDGSSGKITWDETSILKLLDRSNIQFNSAENGEEDLENDMLGSVKSLEWNGEPIDEPRIAESPCILAEEPEKKEDVSVGISDENEWDRLLRVRWERYQNEEEASLGRGKRLRKAVSYREAYAPQSTEIGVNEPEVEPEAEQQEPEREYSAAGRALKTKYTKLRARQKERLARRNDEISAASHAVDMKTSLQVDVSDHKHDNVFQHAEEKASAELVEATNNNLLPVLGLCAPNANQIDSSNRRYSKSYRRQGKQMVVPKEFPFRVDINLNNHEPVSDRVGLAPSLEASLQTFQHLQLQHPPISHGKAPELFDNLGPSSSQGKMSLPRLPFDEKFLPPRFPFPTNHLLPDFIPNLSLGTRTTDPNEAAMVHDLPTMPLFPNLKFPPDLPDRNWTSKFGLGAGPMQPPFPSFPENHRRVLETIMMRTGPRMDIWSEEELDFLWVGVRRHGRGNWDDILRDPRLRFSKLKTAEDMSARWDEEQSKLMNGPTVSNSKPFLRPPPKQTKAGSMFPSISDAMMARALQGSRFFSPSRFQGHLTDMKLGLDALPMGGIINNRQVEAHPFHFNSFGTPCPPSLNVPGTSLLQSTAREEPVGSCSNISSKLPHWLREAVITVPQKSPDPQLPPTVSAITQSIRLLYGPENRATIPPFLVPGPPLSEPKDPRLANIKKKRKHKSSESKIAPSDDPLNLNVITAAAAADLPSEEKVAGESSEIESDEKGDMVEEEISSEGTVSDHRDCD, via the exons ATGAAGGAGAATACTTCCGTATCTAGCAAAATGATTAATAGAAACTGGGTCTCAAAACGCAAACGACGGAAGCTTCCATCTGGTGCAAATATACTAAATAACAAAGAAGCTAATCCTCCTGCTTCTGAGTCCCCAAGTAGCAGTTCTTCGTCCAAGCGCAAGAGAAATACACGTCAAAATGCTTCCAGCAAGAAGAAGGGGAATGATGGG TACTACTACGAATGTGTAGTCTGTGATGTCGGTGGCAATTTGCTTTGCTGTGATCGCTGTCCAAGAACTTATCACATTCAATGTCTTAGTCCTCCATTAAAG CGGATTCCAAGTGGGAAGTGGCATTGCCCTACTTGCAGCGAGAAGAGTGATTCACATGGACCCATTGACCATCAGGATCTCAAACCCAAACAAGTGTCAACAAAGATAGCCTTAGAAAATTCTAAATCTTCCGTTAAATCACCAACCAGTCGGAAAGTACCTCAACTTTTTGGGACTGCTATTCGTGGAAAGAAGAGATCGTCTAGTAAGAGAAAGTCTTTGCTTGTTCACAAAATTCAGGCTGTTGAAGAAAAACTAGGGACCGCCGATACTAGTGTCTCTACAGAGCATGTTCAAACCTCTCCTGCTGCTTCTGTTAAGGATGCACAATGTGTGGATGATGGTATTGATGGTAAACCTGAACAAGTTGGTGAAGGAGAAAAGAgaccttcttcttctcctacAACAAAGGTTGTTTTAGTATCTGAGTTAATGGTCTCAAGATCAGATCCTGACCCTACAACAGATAAGAAATCAGACATACCTGATCATAATGGAAATCCAGATAAACAACTCTCTAAGGAATCTATCACTATTAAAGATAGAAAAAGAAAACGCAAGGTCCACATTGGTGATGCTAAGAAGAAATGCAGAAGTGATATTTCCCCAAAACTCGGGATGAAAGACGACCATTTATGCCCCAAAATGAGTAAATTGTGCAAAAAACGTAGAAGTATTCATCACCGGCCTTCTACATCTGGCTTAAAGGAGGACATTGTGAAAAGGAATTTTGAGATGCACATAAAAGATGAG GCTGTTAAGGAAGATGTAGTCATAGAGAACGAGTTGCATGAAGCGGAAGTAATTGAAAATGAATCACTTAATAAAACAACTCTTCCCGGTGAAATTCAGCAG GTTGATCGAGTGTTAGGTTGTCGACTAGCAATTAATGAAAAACGGTCTATATGTCAAATCTCTACTGTTGATGCAACTGATCTGGTCATTGATGGCGTTTCTCTGCTAGATAACCCAAATATTGCAGCAAATGTCAATCCTGTCTCTGATACTTCTCTCGATAGGGAAGCTGAACAGACTGCCGTCAATCACTCTGATGAGGTTAAGAGCAGCACTAAAGGTAGTCGAGTGGACAAAATTCTGGTATACAGAAGATCTGTTAGTAAAGAAAATAGAGATCCCCCAGATTCTATTAAGAAATGCACTAGTATCTCTAGTTCAATATCTCTAAACAAGAAAAATCAAGAGGTGACTTCTGTGGGCAAGGAAAATGATTCTTCTTCAACGAGCCATGAGATAAACTTGGACTCAAGTCAGAAGAATGTTCCTCAGTCAACCAGTGAAGTGAAGGAGGTAATTGTTGAAGTGAGAAACGATAAAGATCCTAACACTGTCCAAAATGAATTGGGATCTGTTTGCTCTAATGGAGTAATCCCATCATATGAATTTTTAGTCAAATGGGTTGGGAAGTCCAACATTCACAACAGTTGGATTTCCGAGTCTCAGCTGAAAGCTGTTGCGAAGAGGAAACTTGAAAATTACAAGGCCAAGTATGGGACAACACTAATAAACATATGTGAAGAACGGTGGAAGCTCCCACAGAAAGTGATTTCCATGCGTTCTTCCGAAGCTTTAGTTAAATGGACTGGTCTATCTTACTATGAATCCACTTGGGAAAAACTAGACGAGCCTGTAATTATTTCCAATGCCTCTCATTTGATTGATTTATACAATCAGTTTGAACGACAAGTTTCAGAGGAATGTAAACCAAAGTTTAAATCCAACAGTAAGCAAACCGAGATCACTATGCTCACTGAACAACCGAAGGAGCTTGAAGGAGGTGCGTTGTTTCCGCACCAACTTGAAGCGTTGAATTGGTTACGTAAATGTTGGTTCAAATCAAGGAATGTGATATTGGCCGATGAAATGGGGCTCGGGAAGACTATTTCGGCTTGTGCCTTCATGTCATCGCTTTACTTCGAGTTCAAGGTTAAGCTGCCTTGCTTAGTTTTGGTTCCCCTTTCGACTATGCCCAACTGGATGGCCGAATTTGCATTATGGGCGCCAAATATAAACGTAGTCGAGTATCATGGATGTGCAAAAGCGAGAGCTATGATTCGTCAGTACGAGTGGCACAGTAACGATCCGAAATACAAGAACGCTTTTAAATTCAACGTTCTCTTAACGACGTACGAGATGGTTCTCGCCGATTCGTCTCATCTGCGTGCAGTTCCTTGGGAAGTTCTTATCGTCGATGAGGGTCACCGTTTGAAGAATTCAAGCAGTAAGctcttcaatctgcttaacacGTTTTCTTTTCAAAACCGAGTGTTGCTAACAGGGACTCCTCTTCAGAATAATATCGGAGAATTGTACAACCTGCTGAATTTCTTGCAACCGTCTGCGTTTCCTTCTCTTTCGTCTTTCGAGGAGAATTTTAATGCGCTAACGACGGCAGAAAAAGTCGACGAGCTGAAAAAACTGGTAGCTCCGCATATGCTCAGGAGGCTTAAAAAGGATGCCATGCAAAATATCCCTCCAAAAACCGAGAGAATGGTCCCTGTTGAACTAACGTCCATCCAAGCTGAATATTATCGAGCGATGTTAACAAAAAACTATCAGATTTTACGGAATTTGGGGAAAGGAGTTCCTCAGCAGTCGATGCTCAACATTGTGATGCAGTTGAGAAAGGTTTGCAACCATCCGTATCTTATACCGGGAACTGAACCCGATTCAGGATCTGCTGAATTCCTTCACGAAATGCGTATAAAAGCTTCGGCTAAGCTGGCCTTGCTGCATTCGATGCTCAAGATATTACATAAAGATGGTCATAGAGTCCTTATATTTTCCCAGATGACAAAACTTCTCGATATCCTCGAAGACTATTTAACGTTTGAATTTGGGCCAAAAACGTTCGAGAGAGTAGACGGTTCTGTTTCTGTTGCTGATCGGCAAACAGCAATTGCGCGTTTCAATCAAGACAAGAGTAAATTTGTCTTCCTGTTATCGACACGATCATGTGGCCTCGGAATTAACTTAGCGACTGCTGACACTGTTGTTATTTACGATTCGGATTTCAACCCTCATGCGGATATTCAAGCAATGAACCGTGCACATCGTATTGGCCAATCGAACAGGCTCTTGGTTTACAGGCTAGTTGTTCGAGCTAGTGTTGAGGAACGTATTTTACAACTTGCAAAGAAGAAATTAATGCTTGACCAACTTTTTGTGAACAAATCGGGATCGCAGAAGGAGGTTGAGGATATCATTCGATGGGGCACAGAAGAACTCTTTTACGATCATCCCATGAATGATGATGAGAATAAGGTTGAAGTAGTTGCAGATGTTGAACACAAGAAAAGGAGAACCGGTGGATTAGGGGATGTCTATAAAGATAAATGTACAGATGGTAGTAGTGGAAAAATAACATGGGATGAAACGTCGATCCTCAAATTGCTTGACCGTTCAAATATCCAGTTTAATTCAGCTGAAAATGGAGAAGAGGATCTCGAAAATGATATGCTTGGATCCGTAAAG TCTCTGGAATGGAACGGTGAACCGATAGATGAGCCGCGAATAGCTGAATCTCCATGCATTCTGGCTGAAGAGCCAGAGAAAAAAGAGGACGTTTCAGTTGGTATTAGCGATGAAAATGAATGGGATAGGCTTCTCCGAGTGAG GTGGGAAAGATATCAAAATGAAGAGGAAGCGTCTCTTGGCAGAGGGAAAAGGCTAAGGAAAGCGGTTTCATACAGGGAGGCTTATGCTCCACAATCTACTGAG ATTGGTGTTAATGAACCAGAAGTAGAGCCAGAGGCGGAACAACAAGAGCCAGAACGTGAATATTCAGCAGCAGGAAGAGCGCTTAAAACAAAATA TACCAAGCTACGAGCCCGGCAAAAGGAACGGTTGGCTCGCAGAAATGACGAAATTTCTGCTGCTAGCCATGCAGTTGACATGAAGACGTCGCTTCAAGTTGATGTATCTGACCATAAACATGATAATGTGTTTCAACATGCTGAAGAGAAAGCTAGTGCAGAGCTTGTTGAGGCAACCAACAACAATCTATTGCCTGTCCTGGGTTTATGTGCTCCAAATGCTAATCAAATCGATTCATCAAATCGCCGGTATTCCAAATCTTATAGAAGACAAGGAAAGCAAATGGTGGTGCCGAAAGAGTTTCCTTTTCGTGTCGACATCAATCTTAATAATCATGAGCCAGTATCGGATAGGGTTGGACTTGCACCATCCTTGGAGGCATCTCTTCAGACATTTCAACATCTGCAACTGCAG CATCCACCAATCTCACACGGGAAAGCTCCTGAGCTATTCGATAATCTgggtccttcttcttctcaaggAAAGATGTCTCTCCCTAGATTACCTTTCGACGAAAAATTTCTGCCGCCAAGGTTTCCTTTTCCCACCAATCATTTACTTCCGGACTTTATACCAAATTTATCACTTGGGACCAGAACTACAGATCCAAACGAGGCTGCCATGGTTCATGACTTACCAACAATGCCGTTGTTCCCAAATCTGAAATTCCCCCCAGACTTACCCGACAGGAATTGGACTTCGAAGTTTGGTTTAGGTGCAGGACCGATGCAACCTCCATTCCCTTCGTTTCCCGAGAACCACAGAAGGGTTCTTGAAACCATCATGATGAGAACAGGGCCAAGAATGGATATTTGGTCCGAAGAAGAACTCGATTTCTTGTGGGTTGGCGTCAGGAGACACGGTCGTGGAAACTGGGACGATATTTTGCGAGATCCTAGGTTGAGATTCTCTAAGTTAAAAACCGCTGAAGACATGTCAGCAAGATGGGATGAAGAACAATCCAAACTGATGAATGGGCCTACGGTTTCGAATTCGAAACCTTTCCTCCGGCCTCCTCCGAAACAGACAAAAGCTGGGTCCATGTTTCCATCTATATCGGACGCAATGATGGCTAGGGCATTGCAGGGGAGTAGATTCTTCAGTCCATCGAGGTTCCAAGGTCACCTCACAGATATGAAATTGGGCCTCGACGCTCTTCCTATGGGGGGCATCATCAATAATAGACAAGTCGAGGCCCACCCGtttcattttaattcatttgGAACCCCGTGCCCGCCCAGTTTGAATGTGCCCGGTACATCATTGTTACAGTCGACTGCCCGTGAAGAACCTGTGGGCAGTTGTTCCAACATCAGTAGTAAACTTCCTCATTGGCTTCGGGAAGCAGTTATTACTGTTCCTCAGAAATCCCCAGATCCTCAACTGCCACCAACTGTATCAGCAATTACACAGTCGATTCGCCTCTTGTACGGGCCAGAAAATCGGGCAACTATTCCGCCTTTTTTAGTGCCTGGTCCTCCCCTTTCAGAACCGAAGGATCCTAGGCTGGCaaatataaagaagaaaagaaagcaCAAGTCAAGTGAATCGAAAATAGCTCCTTCGGATGACCCTTTAAACCTAAATGTGATAACTGCTGCTGCTGCAGCCGATCTTCCCTCCGAGGAGAAAGTGGCTGGGGAGTCTAGCGAAATCGAGTCAGATGAGAAGGGGGATATGGTAGAGGAGGAGATATCATCAGAAGGGACTGTGTCGGATCATCGCGATTGCGATTGA